A genome region from Flammeovirga agarivorans includes the following:
- a CDS encoding DUF1569 domain-containing protein → MLLETEIQKLENLLHSEHFEQVNTSISARGVDWHVEHSLKAINLMIEGLIQSNPELYSPSFNLGWRVVKFLNKIPRGKAKAPKYSDNTNEVIMANVQAELEKTKKLVLQVDNLPENAFIKHFAFGHLNVKATKKLMYIHTNHHIKIIEDILK, encoded by the coding sequence ATGCTACTAGAAACAGAGATCCAAAAACTAGAAAATTTACTTCATTCTGAGCATTTCGAACAAGTCAATACATCAATTTCTGCTAGGGGTGTAGATTGGCATGTAGAGCATAGTTTGAAAGCAATAAATTTGATGATTGAAGGGTTAATTCAATCTAATCCTGAATTGTATTCTCCCTCATTTAACCTAGGATGGAGAGTTGTAAAGTTTTTAAATAAGATACCGAGAGGAAAGGCAAAGGCACCTAAGTATTCAGACAATACTAATGAAGTAATTATGGCCAATGTTCAAGCAGAATTAGAAAAGACAAAAAAATTGGTACTACAGGTAGATAACTTACCAGAGAATGCCTTTATTAAACATTTTGCATTTGGACACCTTAATGTGAAAGCAACAAAGAAGTTAATGTATATTCATACTAATCATCATATAAAGATTATTGAGGATATATTAAAGTAA
- a CDS encoding glycoside hydrolase family 25 protein, whose product MSKKVNIFPFSSFLLIFFMGLGYLIKENPDVKASLGPYIEKSINLVLNVRDYIEVPFYKHIDGYGVKLPNKYSVHGIDVSHHQKLIDWKRVSEMYAQDTQVKFVYAKATEGEDHKDRHFYHNRKNAKKELISFGAYHFFRPKKSGTKQAEFFIETIGELHASEMVPVVDIEILDGIPPEIMRERLADFLQKVEDEWNIKPMIYTGDSFYKDYLKGHFRKYRVWIANYGQETQASTKRWTMWQHTQSATIDGIPESVDMNVFYGDWEAFKKAMLVGYQSH is encoded by the coding sequence ATGTCCAAGAAAGTAAATATCTTTCCTTTTTCATCTTTCCTTTTGATATTTTTTATGGGATTGGGATACCTTATCAAAGAGAATCCTGATGTTAAAGCTTCATTAGGACCTTACATAGAAAAGAGTATCAATTTGGTCCTTAATGTAAGAGATTATATTGAGGTGCCTTTTTATAAACACATTGATGGATACGGAGTAAAACTCCCTAATAAATACAGTGTGCATGGCATTGATGTCTCTCACCATCAAAAATTGATCGATTGGAAGAGAGTTTCTGAGATGTATGCTCAAGACACCCAAGTTAAATTTGTTTACGCAAAGGCTACTGAAGGAGAAGATCATAAGGATAGACATTTCTATCACAATAGAAAAAATGCAAAGAAAGAACTTATCTCATTCGGAGCATATCACTTTTTTAGGCCCAAGAAATCAGGTACAAAACAAGCTGAATTTTTTATCGAAACGATTGGAGAACTTCATGCCTCAGAAATGGTACCTGTAGTTGATATAGAAATATTAGATGGAATCCCACCTGAAATAATGAGAGAACGGTTAGCTGATTTTCTACAGAAAGTAGAGGACGAATGGAATATCAAACCCATGATATATACTGGCGACTCTTTCTATAAAGACTACCTCAAAGGGCATTTTAGAAAATATAGAGTTTGGATAGCAAACTATGGGCAAGAAACTCAAGCCTCAACTAAAAGATGGACGATGTGGCAACATACACAATCTGCTACAATTGATGGCATTCCAGAGTCTGTTGATATGAATGTTTTCTATGGTGATTGGGAGGCTTTTAAAAAAGCAATGCTAGTAGGATATCAATCTCATTAA
- a CDS encoding DUF2490 domain-containing protein — MNIKIHYQTLIGYLVFLLTLISASDLFGQDFLWLHYFNKYKLSYKFSIDSDFGWRQYGNPEEYRGQFRTGLHYDLSDVSYVRGGIMYVNGTVAAEEIRYYQDFVYKFRIGDVTVQQRVRFEEQTFTDPERDFRFRLRYNPAVKFPSPIGQFTLSAEPFFTLTDPNSRVSSNRLLVGLTNKVYKNISLSIQYINERSYTKAETNFIDEAQMIRIKIDHVIHPLKTGPLFGRNKM; from the coding sequence ATGAATATTAAAATTCACTATCAAACACTCATTGGGTATTTAGTTTTCTTATTGACATTAATCTCAGCATCAGACTTGTTTGGGCAAGACTTCTTATGGCTACATTATTTCAATAAATATAAATTATCCTACAAATTTTCTATTGATTCTGATTTTGGGTGGAGACAATATGGCAATCCAGAAGAATATCGAGGTCAATTTAGAACAGGTTTACATTATGATTTAAGTGATGTAAGCTATGTTAGGGGAGGTATTATGTATGTGAATGGCACTGTAGCAGCAGAGGAAATTAGATATTACCAAGACTTTGTTTATAAATTTAGAATTGGTGATGTTACTGTACAACAAAGAGTACGATTTGAAGAACAAACCTTTACAGATCCAGAAAGAGACTTTAGATTTAGGTTAAGGTATAACCCAGCAGTAAAGTTTCCATCCCCCATAGGTCAATTCACATTATCGGCTGAACCTTTCTTTACTTTGACAGACCCCAACTCAAGAGTCAGTTCTAACAGACTATTAGTTGGGCTAACAAATAAGGTATATAAGAATATCAGTTTATCCATTCAGTATATCAATGAGAGGAGCTACACTAAGGCAGAAACCAATTTCATAGATGAGGCACAGATGATCAGAATCAAAATCGATCATGTGATACATCCTCTGAAAACTGGACCTTTATTTGGACGAAATAAAATGTAA
- a CDS encoding thioredoxin family protein — MKKLILSFIILGALISCTPSEKKQNSEKQAATETVKRQGVQIEQKAIDFELKGIDDQMHQLSALAGDKGAIVIFTCNHCPYAVAYEDRIIALDKKYKDAGYPVIAINPNDPTVQPEDSFDKMKVRAEEKGFTFPYLFDEEQKVYPAYGATKTPHVFLLNKENGSLVVKYIGAIDDNYKDAAAVKRHYVEEAIESLNNNKVIVDTETKAVGCSIKVSKG; from the coding sequence ATGAAAAAATTAATTCTTTCATTCATTATTCTTGGAGCTCTTATATCTTGTACTCCTTCAGAAAAGAAACAAAACAGTGAAAAGCAAGCAGCGACTGAAACTGTAAAAAGACAAGGTGTACAAATTGAGCAAAAAGCTATCGATTTTGAACTAAAAGGCATTGATGATCAAATGCATCAATTAAGTGCATTAGCTGGCGATAAAGGTGCTATTGTAATTTTTACTTGTAACCATTGCCCTTATGCTGTGGCTTATGAAGACCGTATTATTGCCCTTGATAAAAAATATAAAGATGCTGGCTACCCAGTAATTGCTATTAATCCAAATGATCCTACTGTTCAACCAGAAGATTCATTTGATAAAATGAAGGTGAGAGCTGAAGAAAAAGGTTTTACGTTCCCTTATCTATTTGATGAAGAACAAAAAGTATATCCTGCCTATGGAGCTACTAAGACTCCTCATGTATTCTTATTGAATAAAGAAAATGGTTCTTTGGTAGTTAAATATATTGGTGCAATAGATGATAATTACAAAGACGCTGCCGCAGTAAAAAGACATTATGTTGAAGAAGCTATCGAATCATTAAATAATAATAAGGTGATCGTAGATACTGAAACAAAGGCTGTTGGCTGTTCTATCAAAGTTTCGAAAGGGTAA
- a CDS encoding MarR family winged helix-turn-helix transcriptional regulator yields the protein MDQLKLNQQLCFPLYATSRFVTQLYRPLLDKLGVTYPQYLVLLVLWENDEVPIKEISEKLFLETNTLTPLLKRMQGNGLIVRTRSKKDERIVTISLTQEGKLLKEEAEQVPVQLLEKLESLSISKEDIHQMKIILDKMLQAINEE from the coding sequence ATGGATCAATTAAAACTAAATCAGCAACTGTGTTTTCCACTTTATGCAACCTCTAGGTTTGTGACACAGTTATATCGCCCATTATTAGATAAGTTGGGAGTTACATATCCTCAATACTTAGTATTATTGGTCCTATGGGAAAATGATGAAGTTCCAATAAAAGAAATTAGTGAAAAGCTTTTCCTTGAGACAAACACGCTGACTCCATTACTAAAAAGAATGCAAGGTAATGGATTGATAGTTAGAACAAGGTCTAAAAAAGACGAAAGAATTGTTACTATCTCGCTAACTCAAGAAGGAAAACTTTTGAAGGAAGAAGCGGAGCAAGTGCCGGTTCAACTGCTTGAAAAATTAGAAAGTTTATCAATCAGTAAAGAAGACATACACCAAATGAAAATAATTTTGGATAAAATGCTTCAGGCGATCAATGAAGAATAA
- a CDS encoding sensor histidine kinase: MVYKQFRLQVSLRVFLIVLSAIILGFFIQKELFATSVFVFGLIWYQVWLLIQKLNSIAFDMKKFLDSINYDDLTQTFTVNGSGEIQDELNISLQKTLDRFREIRTERESDLMFYKSIAQHVDTGVLAFNTKGKVIFSNMVTKRLFSGIKSSHLEDFKVISEELYDIFKSEEEKETYYCTIPGVYATERVIVQKIILYVKGEVIKVFSIMRVQEEVEKVEIQAWESLITVLTHEIMNAMAPVSSLSDTVKSELEYLKSNYEEKGDAPTLEEITDLIEPMQTITQRTNSMSALVEDFRVMAHLRDSQLQHINVSELCKEIYDQQVLVCEQKGISLKFQVQQDGLLVTADPHQIKVVIENILKNAVEELEGKEGAEIIIRCTQDDIKNKPIIRIIDNGSGIDTDAQQRIFVPFFTTKKGHTGIGLSLARQIMRRNHGRLTLKTSIDAGSEFTLRF, encoded by the coding sequence ATGGTCTATAAACAATTCAGACTTCAGGTCTCCTTAAGAGTATTCCTGATTGTCTTGAGTGCAATTATTCTTGGCTTCTTTATACAGAAAGAATTGTTTGCCACTTCCGTATTTGTATTTGGCCTGATTTGGTATCAAGTATGGCTCTTGATACAAAAGCTGAATTCTATCGCTTTTGATATGAAGAAGTTTTTGGATTCTATTAATTATGATGACCTTACTCAGACCTTTACAGTAAATGGTAGTGGAGAGATTCAAGATGAATTGAATATTTCTCTTCAAAAGACTTTGGACCGTTTTAGAGAAATCAGGACAGAGAGGGAATCCGATTTAATGTTTTATAAGAGTATTGCACAGCATGTAGATACAGGTGTATTGGCTTTTAACACTAAAGGAAAAGTAATTTTTTCTAATATGGTTACTAAGCGTCTGTTCTCAGGCATTAAGTCATCTCATTTAGAAGACTTTAAAGTCATCTCTGAGGAGTTGTATGATATTTTTAAGAGTGAAGAGGAGAAAGAAACTTATTACTGTACAATTCCTGGTGTTTATGCTACGGAACGAGTGATTGTCCAAAAAATCATCCTTTATGTAAAAGGCGAGGTCATCAAAGTCTTTAGTATAATGAGAGTACAGGAAGAAGTAGAGAAAGTAGAAATTCAGGCATGGGAATCACTGATTACAGTACTAACTCATGAGATCATGAATGCTATGGCACCAGTTTCTTCACTTAGTGATACGGTAAAATCGGAATTAGAATACCTAAAAAGCAACTATGAGGAAAAAGGTGATGCACCTACACTTGAAGAAATTACGGATCTTATTGAGCCAATGCAAACGATTACTCAGAGAACAAATTCTATGTCTGCTTTAGTAGAAGATTTTAGGGTAATGGCTCACCTGAGAGATAGTCAGTTGCAGCATATCAATGTATCTGAATTATGTAAAGAAATATATGACCAGCAAGTTTTAGTCTGTGAGCAAAAAGGAATCTCTCTGAAGTTCCAAGTCCAACAAGACGGCTTGTTAGTGACGGCAGATCCTCATCAAATTAAAGTAGTGATTGAGAATATTTTAAAGAATGCTGTCGAAGAATTAGAAGGAAAAGAAGGAGCAGAGATCATTATTAGATGTACCCAAGATGATATTAAAAATAAGCCTATTATTAGAATTATTGATAATGGATCTGGTATAGATACTGATGCTCAGCAAAGAATATTTGTTCCTTTCTTTACAACGAAAAAAGGACATACTGGTATTGGGTTGAGTCTTGCGAGACAAATAATGAGAAGAAATCATGGTCGTCTTACATTAAAGACAAGTATTGATGCCGGTAGTGAATTTACATTAAGATTCTAA
- a CDS encoding sigma-54-dependent transcriptional regulator, protein MSKPLGKILVIDDNEDILLAAKMLLKKHADLVQVESNPGKIPFLLKNDSYDVILLDMNFTKDTTSGKEGFHWLEQIIEIDPNAVVVMITAYGDVETAVNAVKQGATDFVLKPWNNEKLIATLTSAVRLKKSYDEVKTLKEEKSELSNALNQAGGTEGIVIGDSPAMKKVFALISKVAKTDANILILGENGTGKEVIARAVHEQSLRHENVFIGVDMGSISETLFQSELFGHKKGAFTDAREDRAGRFEIANKGTLFLDEIGNLPMTLQSKLLTVLQKREVIRVGDNKSIPVDIRLVCATNMPVYEMVESKEFRQDLLYRINTVEIHLPPLRDRSEDIPLLVSHFLKIYANKYRKGTMKVAAATMKKLQKYYWPGNVRELQHALERAVIMADTDTLQPTDFTFLVEKNKEEEEFDLSEFDLDTVEKMMIQKAVSKYSGNISKAAKSLGLTRASLYRRLEKHGL, encoded by the coding sequence ATGAGTAAACCTCTCGGTAAAATCTTAGTTATTGACGATAACGAAGATATCTTATTAGCAGCCAAGATGTTGTTAAAGAAACATGCTGATTTAGTTCAGGTGGAAAGCAATCCAGGTAAAATTCCTTTTCTTCTAAAAAATGATAGTTATGATGTCATTTTATTGGATATGAATTTTACAAAAGATACAACATCGGGTAAAGAAGGTTTCCATTGGTTGGAACAGATCATAGAAATTGATCCCAATGCTGTTGTCGTAATGATTACTGCTTATGGTGATGTAGAAACTGCTGTCAATGCTGTTAAGCAAGGTGCTACAGATTTTGTATTAAAACCTTGGAACAATGAAAAATTGATTGCAACCCTTACATCAGCTGTAAGATTAAAGAAATCTTACGATGAAGTAAAGACGCTTAAAGAGGAGAAATCTGAATTATCAAATGCATTAAACCAAGCGGGAGGTACTGAGGGTATTGTTATTGGAGATAGTCCTGCAATGAAGAAAGTTTTTGCGTTGATTTCAAAAGTAGCAAAGACCGATGCCAATATCTTAATCCTTGGAGAAAACGGTACTGGTAAAGAAGTTATTGCTAGAGCCGTTCATGAACAATCCTTAAGACATGAAAATGTGTTTATTGGTGTTGATATGGGCTCGATCTCTGAAACGCTTTTCCAGTCTGAATTATTTGGACACAAAAAAGGAGCATTTACAGACGCAAGAGAAGATAGAGCCGGTAGGTTTGAGATTGCCAATAAAGGAACACTATTTTTAGATGAAATTGGTAACCTTCCAATGACTCTACAATCTAAACTATTAACGGTATTACAAAAAAGAGAGGTAATTAGGGTTGGTGATAATAAATCGATACCCGTAGATATCAGATTGGTTTGTGCGACCAACATGCCTGTCTATGAAATGGTTGAAAGTAAGGAATTTAGACAAGATTTATTGTATAGAATAAATACCGTAGAGATTCATCTTCCTCCATTGAGAGATCGTTCAGAAGATATTCCTTTATTAGTATCACATTTCTTAAAAATTTATGCAAATAAATATAGAAAAGGAACTATGAAGGTAGCAGCAGCTACAATGAAAAAGCTTCAGAAATACTATTGGCCTGGTAACGTAAGGGAGCTGCAACATGCTTTGGAAAGAGCTGTAATTATGGCAGATACGGATACCCTTCAGCCAACAGATTTCACATTCTTAGTGGAAAAAAATAAAGAGGAAGAAGAATTCGACCTATCTGAATTTGATTTGGATACGGTTGAAAAAATGATGATCCAAAAAGCTGTAAGTAAATATTCTGGTAATATCTCTAAGGCAGCAAAATCATTGGGACTGACGAGAGCATCCCTGTATAGAAGATTAGAAAAACATGGTCTATAA
- a CDS encoding DoxX family protein, producing the protein MKQVKTSTVQNIFRVLLGLAMLYAGIGHLTFRRIAFQAQVPTWLTTDEAFVDFVVLASGVVEILFGALMVWGRNVKVQIGITLAIFYILIFPGNINQYINHIDSFGLNTDTKRFVRLLFQPVLVLWALWSSGGLQYLKERKNSN; encoded by the coding sequence ATGAAACAAGTTAAAACATCTACTGTACAGAATATTTTTAGAGTATTATTAGGTTTAGCCATGCTATATGCCGGTATCGGTCACCTAACATTTAGGAGAATAGCCTTCCAAGCTCAAGTGCCCACTTGGTTAACTACAGATGAGGCATTTGTTGACTTTGTAGTTTTAGCATCAGGGGTTGTAGAGATTTTATTCGGTGCATTAATGGTATGGGGTAGAAATGTGAAAGTACAAATAGGTATCACATTAGCTATTTTCTATATATTAATCTTTCCTGGAAACATCAATCAATATATTAATCATATTGACTCGTTTGGTTTAAATACCGATACTAAACGTTTTGTTCGTTTATTATTCCAACCGGTTTTAGTATTATGGGCTTTATGGTCATCAGGAGGCCTACAATACTTGAAAGAGAGAAAGAATTCAAACTAA
- a CDS encoding YMGG-like glycine zipper-containing protein, whose product MKQFIISLIVFITTAITVNAQNSTPTTSIAKNVGLYVFPSKGQDQATMDADEMSCYKWAVQQSGYDPMNPTKVEATQVSTKSGKSMVKGAAGGAAAGAAIGAIAGDAGEGAAIGAIAGGLRGRMSNRKAAAAQQQQNNQQAAAQNKALEDNFKKAFSACMEGKGYTVE is encoded by the coding sequence ATGAAACAATTCATCATCTCTCTAATTGTATTTATCACCACTGCTATAACAGTAAATGCACAAAACTCTACCCCTACAACTTCAATAGCGAAGAATGTTGGACTTTATGTTTTCCCTTCAAAAGGACAAGATCAGGCAACTATGGATGCTGATGAAATGTCTTGTTATAAATGGGCTGTTCAACAAAGTGGTTATGATCCTATGAATCCTACAAAAGTTGAAGCAACTCAAGTAAGTACAAAATCTGGAAAATCTATGGTAAAAGGAGCTGCTGGAGGAGCCGCAGCTGGTGCCGCAATCGGTGCAATAGCGGGCGATGCTGGTGAAGGCGCTGCTATAGGAGCAATTGCTGGTGGTCTACGCGGGCGTATGTCTAATAGAAAAGCTGCTGCTGCTCAGCAACAACAGAATAATCAGCAGGCTGCTGCACAAAATAAAGCATTGGAGGATAACTTTAAGAAAGCATTTTCAGCATGTATGGAAGGTAAAGGATATACAGTTGAATAA
- a CDS encoding zinc-dependent metalloprotease: MRRKFLFLLLTIFLGSIHLNTFAQKKKKSKGKKVEETETTSTKKKKGDLKTYDEVITDKAISDDGLFTTHKVGDKYYFEIKNELLEKEILVVSRISGHVQGLNFGGAGMKSRPQQVIRWQKQDEKVLLRSVSYNSVASLEDPIYKSVKNNNFEPIIQTFTLEAISTDSSAFVIDVTSLFTTDVPMLGALRDSERKHFGIKGLDSKRSIVTSMKSFPKNVEVRHVLTYKGDKLPDNQLTKTLSIEMNQSFIELPEVQWQPRYYDPRVGYFSVMQTNYSLDEHKAATQRFITRWKLEPKDWDAYKRGELVEPIKPIVYYIDPATPLKWRKYIKNGVEAWQESFELAGFKNAIIAKDAPTKEEDPDWSPEDVRYSVIRYITTPIQNAQGPHVHDPRTGEILESDILWYHNVMKLLRNWCLIQTGAVNADAQKAKFDDELMGKLIEFVATHEVGHTLGLPHNMGSSSNYSVKQLRTPGFVQENGVAPSIMDYARMNYVAQPEDKGVGLYPIIGPYDKWSIQYGYRLTEANSALEEKPILNQWIKERATNPWYRFGAQQWPKVIDPSAQTEDLSDDAMEASELGIKNLERIVPQLITWTKREGQFYNDLEELYFNVISQYNRYMGHVSNNVGGVIINHKTTEQEGEVYVPVLKDKQKRAITFLNEQLFTTPTWLINKEVLSKIQYSGNVEEIQKLQSRTLNNLFDNDRLNRMIDNEALNGEAAYSILEMNEDLRKSIWTELRSVRKIDTYRRDLQREHIKVLALKLKDDKNSSFDVQAVVRLELSKILKDAKSVRYKYKSTSMEAAHINDIIARIEKVFDNK; the protein is encoded by the coding sequence ATGAGACGTAAATTCCTATTTTTATTATTAACCATTTTTTTGGGTTCTATTCATTTGAACACTTTTGCTCAGAAGAAGAAAAAGAGTAAAGGTAAAAAAGTAGAAGAAACAGAAACAACTTCAACCAAAAAGAAAAAAGGTGATTTAAAAACCTACGATGAGGTGATTACAGATAAAGCCATTTCTGATGATGGCCTATTTACTACACACAAAGTAGGGGATAAATATTACTTTGAAATAAAGAATGAACTTCTTGAGAAAGAGATCCTTGTAGTGAGTAGAATTTCAGGCCATGTGCAAGGCCTAAATTTCGGAGGAGCCGGAATGAAATCAAGACCTCAACAAGTGATCCGTTGGCAAAAACAAGATGAGAAGGTTTTGTTAAGATCGGTATCTTATAATAGTGTAGCTAGTTTAGAAGATCCTATTTATAAATCGGTTAAGAATAACAATTTTGAACCCATCATCCAGACCTTTACACTAGAAGCCATCAGTACTGATTCATCTGCATTTGTTATTGATGTTACTTCTTTATTTACAACTGATGTACCTATGTTAGGTGCATTAAGAGATTCAGAAAGGAAACACTTTGGTATTAAAGGTTTAGATTCAAAAAGGAGTATCGTTACTTCAATGAAATCATTTCCTAAAAATGTAGAAGTGAGACATGTCTTGACTTACAAAGGAGATAAACTTCCTGATAATCAATTAACAAAAACTCTTTCGATTGAAATGAACCAATCGTTTATTGAACTTCCAGAAGTTCAATGGCAACCACGTTATTATGATCCAAGAGTTGGATATTTTTCTGTAATGCAGACGAATTATAGTTTAGATGAACATAAAGCAGCTACACAGAGATTTATTACACGTTGGAAGTTAGAGCCAAAAGATTGGGATGCTTATAAAAGAGGTGAATTGGTAGAACCTATAAAACCTATTGTTTATTATATAGATCCAGCGACTCCTTTAAAGTGGAGAAAATATATTAAAAATGGTGTTGAAGCTTGGCAGGAATCTTTTGAATTAGCCGGTTTTAAAAATGCCATAATAGCAAAAGATGCTCCTACAAAGGAAGAAGATCCAGATTGGAGCCCTGAAGATGTACGATACTCAGTAATTAGGTATATTACTACTCCTATCCAAAATGCACAAGGACCTCATGTACACGATCCAAGAACAGGTGAGATTTTAGAGTCAGATATTCTTTGGTACCACAATGTCATGAAACTTTTAAGGAATTGGTGCTTAATCCAAACAGGAGCAGTAAATGCAGATGCTCAGAAAGCAAAGTTTGATGATGAATTGATGGGTAAACTTATAGAGTTTGTAGCAACGCATGAAGTAGGGCATACTTTAGGTCTTCCTCATAATATGGGTTCTAGTAGTAATTATTCTGTAAAGCAGTTAAGAACACCTGGATTTGTACAAGAGAATGGTGTTGCTCCTTCGATAATGGATTACGCAAGGATGAATTATGTTGCTCAACCAGAAGACAAAGGTGTAGGTTTATATCCCATCATTGGCCCATACGATAAATGGTCAATTCAATATGGTTACCGATTAACAGAAGCAAATTCTGCATTAGAGGAAAAGCCTATTTTAAATCAATGGATCAAAGAAAGAGCTACTAACCCATGGTACAGATTTGGAGCACAACAGTGGCCAAAAGTTATAGATCCATCGGCTCAGACTGAAGATTTGAGTGATGATGCGATGGAAGCAAGTGAGTTAGGAATTAAAAATTTAGAAAGAATAGTTCCTCAACTTATTACTTGGACTAAGAGAGAAGGCCAGTTCTATAACGATCTTGAAGAATTGTACTTTAATGTAATCTCTCAATATAATAGATATATGGGTCATGTATCGAACAATGTTGGTGGGGTAATTATTAATCATAAAACAACAGAACAAGAAGGTGAGGTATATGTTCCTGTACTGAAGGACAAACAGAAAAGAGCCATCACATTTTTAAATGAACAACTCTTTACTACACCTACCTGGTTAATTAATAAAGAAGTATTGTCGAAAATCCAGTACTCTGGTAATGTTGAAGAAATACAAAAACTTCAATCAAGAACCTTGAATAATCTGTTTGATAATGATCGTTTAAATAGAATGATTGATAATGAAGCGTTGAATGGAGAAGCTGCTTATTCTATTCTAGAAATGAACGAAGACCTCAGAAAATCTATTTGGACAGAATTAAGATCGGTGAGAAAAATTGACACTTATCGAAGAGATCTTCAAAGAGAACATATAAAAGTACTTGCACTAAAACTTAAGGATGATAAGAATTCAAGTTTTGATGTTCAAGCTGTGGTTCGATTAGAGTTAAGTAAGATTCTAAAAGATGCTAAATCTGTGAGGTATAAATACAAATCTACGTCTATGGAAGCCGCACATATCAATGATATTATAGCAAGAATTGAGAAAGTATTTGATAATAAATAA
- a CDS encoding TlpA family protein disulfide reductase: MKQTFIKILSIVTVVLTLGCEKQQPMTLQPSKVISLEQQDIPYFNHFDQMSNLLSHRDDTLRVINYWATWCKPCVQELPYFLALDKEFKDKGQKAKVILVSLDMTQKPLENFIKRKNITTQVFWLDDPDANYWVGKVNAQWDGAIPVTQAINKNKSLFHSADFSSLEEIKQFIQSN, translated from the coding sequence ATGAAACAAACTTTTATCAAAATTCTTTCTATCGTAACTGTGGTACTCACCTTAGGTTGTGAAAAACAACAACCTATGACTTTACAACCATCAAAAGTGATATCTCTTGAACAGCAGGACATCCCCTATTTCAATCATTTTGATCAGATGTCGAATCTTTTATCACACAGAGATGATACCTTAAGGGTAATTAATTATTGGGCGACATGGTGTAAGCCGTGTGTTCAAGAACTACCCTACTTTTTAGCATTAGACAAAGAATTCAAAGATAAAGGACAAAAAGCAAAAGTAATCTTGGTTAGTCTTGATATGACACAGAAGCCACTAGAGAACTTTATCAAAAGAAAAAACATAACTACTCAGGTCTTCTGGCTCGACGATCCGGATGCAAATTATTGGGTAGGGAAAGTAAATGCACAATGGGATGGAGCAATTCCTGTAACTCAAGCAATCAATAAAAATAAATCCCTCTTTCATAGTGCCGACTTTAGCTCACTAGAGGAAATAAAACAGTTTATCCAATCAAATTAA